The following are encoded in a window of Mumia flava genomic DNA:
- a CDS encoding ParA family protein, translated as MNETRDLLGELPTAPGPKVGPTGRPVPQFPPPGPPSPGPAYVIAMCNQKGGVGKTTTTINLGAALAEAGRRVLLVDFDPQASMTVGLGFPAHDLDATVYHLLMHDDVGVGDVLLKTTTSGMHLLPSSIDLSGAEMHLVHEVGREQTLARVLRPVANDYDVILIDCQPSLGLLAVNALTAADGVLIPLECEYFALRGVALLKETIEKVRQRTNFDLEIIGLLGTMYDSRTLHSREVLQTLVDGWGDKVFHTVIRRTVKFSDATVAGEPITAFAPDSPGAEAYRTLAREVLVRCPAV; from the coding sequence ATGAACGAGACGCGTGATCTGCTCGGAGAGCTCCCCACGGCACCCGGGCCGAAGGTCGGACCGACGGGCCGTCCGGTCCCGCAGTTCCCGCCGCCGGGGCCGCCGAGCCCGGGCCCGGCGTACGTGATCGCGATGTGCAACCAGAAGGGCGGGGTCGGCAAGACGACGACCACGATCAACCTCGGTGCCGCCCTGGCCGAGGCCGGTCGACGGGTTCTGCTGGTGGACTTCGACCCGCAGGCGTCGATGACGGTCGGGCTCGGGTTCCCGGCGCACGACCTCGACGCGACCGTCTACCACCTGCTGATGCACGACGACGTCGGCGTCGGCGACGTCCTGCTCAAGACCACGACCTCGGGCATGCATCTGCTGCCGTCGTCGATCGACCTGTCCGGTGCCGAGATGCACCTCGTCCACGAGGTGGGGCGTGAGCAGACGCTCGCCCGTGTGCTGCGCCCCGTCGCGAACGACTACGACGTGATCCTGATCGACTGCCAGCCGTCGCTCGGCCTGCTGGCGGTGAACGCCCTGACGGCGGCCGACGGGGTGCTGATCCCGCTCGAGTGCGAGTACTTCGCGCTGCGCGGCGTCGCGCTGCTGAAGGAGACCATCGAGAAGGTCCGGCAGCGGACCAACTTCGATCTCGAGATCATCGGGCTGCTCGGCACGATGTACGACTCGCGTACGCTCCACAGCCGTGAGGTGCTGCAGACGCTCGTGGACGGCTGGGGCGACAAGGTGTTCCACACCGTGATCCGACGGACGGTGAAGTTCTCCGACGCGACCGTCGCCGGCGAGCCGATCACCGCGTTCGCGCCCGACTCGCCCGGCGCCGAGGCCTATCGCACGCTCGCCCGGGAGGTGCTCGTCCGTTGCCCCGCCGTGTGA